The nucleotide window gcaatgcaaaacacaaagtgaggaaaactaagagagaaaaagcttggagagccattgttgtggtttctcgtgttcatcttgtaatctcccgatTTATAGTGAAAAATTTATTCTCGGTGCcagtggatgtagctatcacgttgatagtgaaccacgttaatttctcggcgtgattttctttattgtttgtttgaatctttattgtttcattattgtttccgATCTTTGCTTCCGTTCTCACACAAcatattagaaaaatatcataatttttgaaattgcaaaGAGCCTTTAtagaacttttttatttttgctccACCCCTATCAACTAGTACTAATAAGAGTTACTATTCAAGTGTATAAAGGGGTATAATTGTCTTCTCTAGCTTTGTCCGATATAGAAAACTCACATATGAGTAACAATCGGCACTTCAGCAAGTTCCTCAAGAACTTGAGTTTAAATTGAGTTCACTAAATTTAATAAGAATTAGCATATATGTCATGTAAATATGTAATATGTTATATGTTGTGGGTTGTAGGAACAAGTTTGGGACTAAATATAGCATCAGGAGCATGGTACTCAAACTTAATAGTGTTCCTTATCAGTGTATTCAATGTCAAGAACATCCCAGCAACTCAGATCAACAACATTTTTAGTGGTTTCATAAATTTCTTCCCAATAATCGCGGCCATCCTTGCTGATTCTTCGTTTGGTGCCTTCGCGGTTACTTTAGTTTCCTCCCTCATTTCTCTACTCGTATGTGATTCCAATTGATGTATTAATCGAGTTTCTAATGAGCTATTTGTACTAATAGTAACTAactaaattttgtaattttttagggGGTTTTGATGTTCACATTGATGGTTACCATTAGAAGCTTGAGACCACCTAAATGTGATTCAAACTCATCCATGTCATGTATACCTCCAACAACCTTGCAATACTCGATTCTCTATATTTCTCTAACACTAGCATCACTCGGTCTTGGAGGTACGCGTTTTATACTTGGAACTATGGGAGCAGATCAATTCGATAAGCCTAAACAACAAGCAAGTTTCTTCAATTGGTTTGTGTTCATCTTATATATTGGTTGGATAATAGGTTACACCCTTTTGATATATATCCAAACTAGTGTAAGTTGGGCACTTTCCTTTGCCATTGCTCTTGCTGCAAATACCATAGCTGTTGTTCTCTTCTTACTTGGATCACGAATTTATCGAAAATTTCCTCCTCAAGGAAGCCCTTTTACTAGCATTGCAAGAGTTTTTGTTGCATCCCTTAAGAATGTGAAAAGGGTTATGCCTGAAAATAGACAAGATTGTTATCTCTATGAAAGTGAGGACTCAAAACTAACCTATGGAGAGCCAAGTACAAGTCTTAGGTATGCATATGTTCacttattatatatgtatgtacttCCAAAATGTTTGTCATTTCTTCCATGTTcgagtataaaatatatattgggtcttaaccattagcttaagtttttagttgagttggtttcttgatatGGTATTAGAGCAGCTTTTGTTTGAGGCTCTATGATATGTTTTATACTATAACATTACCCTCGATTTGACCTTATAAATGCAAAACGATCAGATTCTTAAACAAAGCAGCATTAATCAAAGAAGGTGCAAACTCCAAAACAAAATCATGGAGCCAATGCACAGTAGAAGAAGTAGAAGACTTAAAGAAGCTATTGAAATTGATGCCATTATGGTCAAGTAGCATCTTACTAAGTGGTGTGATTGGAGTTATAATTAGCTTCACAGTGTTAATGGCATTAGTCATGGATCGATACGTTGGATCTCATTTCAAAATCCCAGCCGGAACATTTGTAGTAGTCACACTAATATCCACAGCTATCACTTCCTCTATTCTCGATCGATTCATATACCCGACATACAAGAAACTAACTGGTCGGAATTTGACATACTTGCAATGCATTGGACTCGGCCATGTTAGCAACATCCTTGCAGCAGTCGCCTTCGCTCTAATCGAAAGAAAACGACTAAATTTAGTCGAATTACATGGTTTAACAAAACAATCAAATGGTGAGGAAGTGGCACCATTTTCTGCATTATGGCTAGTAATTCCATTAGTAGTAATGGGTATTGGAGAAGGGTTTTATTTTGCACCAGAAGTAGCCTTATATTATCAAGAGTATCCCAAATCATTAAGGAGTACATCAACTGCTATGATATCATTGCATATTGCTGCTGGTTATTACATGAGTTCAGCATTTATTAAAATTGTTGGTGAAACAAGCTCTTGGTTACCAAATGATATTAATCTTGGAAGAGTGGATAAAGCTTGTTGGGTGCTTGGAATTGTTGCTACTCTAAACTTTGCTTATTTTCTTGTATGGGCCATGGTTTATAAGTATAATGATCAtgaactagacttgggtgatgATAGTTTTGCTTCTAATTGAGTATGAACAACTTTTTATGCTTGTATAATTGTATTGATCTCCTATATTTATATGAGAAATAAGGTGGATATGTTCAAATTTATTCGTGAATTAATAGAATGCTTGGTTTCCTATTTGGCTTTTAACTcagttcaaattttaaatttctagaATTGTTTTGAGTAGTTATTTGGTTGACATTTGGACAAGTATATATAGTGAAAATTGTTATCTAATGCACTTATGGATATTGATTTTCCAATTATAGTTGAAAATCTTCCATAAATTGAATGTAGTGAAATGGATGGAGTAAGATTAATTATGGGAAGCTTTTGCTACTCGAGTACAGGTACAACTAGAAATCAACTTACAGCTTAGCTCGTCTTATATGAGATTATCTCATTATGAGACGTGCACATATAATCAACTCATTTCTCTcatgatcattttaaaattgtaagtgatcgaTTTTACACACTAAATGTGCACGGGCCAGTCCAATAGAAATGTTCTTACCATGAAATcgtttcatttaagaatttgtactCAACTTATAATATCTTATTACTTAGTTGTTTAATGAATATCAACTAATTTATGATAGATATTTGATTCGCCCAATTTGAAAACTTCACTTATAAACTTaatataaaattgtttttttagttattaacataatttttcattattaataattacatttttccactattaaaatacaatttttttaaaaatattttcttgttagctactttttaaccatttaaaattataaataaatatataattaattcataTACATCATTTTATAATGTAGGACTTTGGGTTGTGTCACTACTCACTAGTCAGTAGTCATTACTAGTTAGGCTTGTCAAATAGATCAGATCGGATCGCGTTCAGATTCGGATCATATACCACGGTCCGGTCGCATGTTTTATGCGACAATACTGCGGTCCGGTCACGTGTTTTACGAGACTGGATGTACTAAAAATTACTGTAAATTTTAAACGGTCGCCATTTCTCGCTCGGTTGTCGAAATCAAGCATATAATATGtcattggaaagctcttgaagtctagtttcttatgccgcaaaccttgcattgatatgatttttttataaaaagttattctcaaaagattgaacatgtatcaaattttaacacaagTAAATTTTAAACGATCATCATTTCTCGCTTGGTTATTGAAAttgagcatataatatatcattggaaagatcttgaagtgtAGGTTCTAATGCCACAAACATTacattaatataattttcctatcaaaagttttagctaaaagagtgaacatgtattAAATTTCAGCATAAAACGTATGACTAGGTATATTTTcccattttaaaatattgttttctttttcaaaattatattttttatttttaatcagtattaataaatttagtttaataataataataatgattgattttgtaattaaaaaataatttaagggtattataataatttcattaaaaaaagattgaaaatagATTGGGTAATTTAATTGGAATCAGCTCGATCGGGTTTATTGCGGACTGAAACAAATTGCAGAACTGTCTCTGGAAGCTTCTCCGTGTTCGCTAATGGTTCACTCAATATCCAGGTTTTTGTTAATGCATTTGAgttcaattttgaatttgagTGATTTGATTTATCATTATGTGAAATCgaatttttttatcaactttatGTGAATTCtttgctgtttttttttttgggtgtgGTAATCGTACTTTATAATTTATGCtgtttttccttttgaattcTGTATTAATTGGTAATGGATGCATTAACGCCTAACGGGTACTAAATAGCATGATTTCTAATTCAATTTGAGATAAAGGTCTTGTTTAATTGTGAATTATTGTTTGTAGGGTTATCTGAACTCTGAAGAGTAAAACGAGGGTTCATCTTACTGATGAAACTGCATACATTTGTGATAGTACTTGTTGGATAATCTTGCCTTAGTATGGTGGTGTCGTTTGTAGCTGATGCAAACTAGGTAGGGATTTGTGAAACACttttataagaaatatatttttgttattacattgtGGCTAAGTGGTACTTTATAGTTTCTTTACTTGGGGGGCTGGTTTCTACTTGCTAGCCAAAATGTAAAGCGAACACCTTCTATAA belongs to Amaranthus tricolor cultivar Red isolate AtriRed21 chromosome 17, ASM2621246v1, whole genome shotgun sequence and includes:
- the LOC130803489 gene encoding protein NRT1/ PTR FAMILY 2.4-like, with the translated sequence MEDSTRSLESREKEGTQFRINLHNNHGKGGFLSSFLILGTSLGLNIASGAWYSNLIVFLISVFNVKNIPATQINNIFSGFINFFPIIAAILADSSFGAFAVTLVSSLISLLGVLMFTLMVTIRSLRPPKCDSNSSMSCIPPTTLQYSILYISLTLASLGLGGTRFILGTMGADQFDKPKQQASFFNWFVFILYIGWIIGYTLLIYIQTSVSWALSFAIALAANTIAVVLFLLGSRIYRKFPPQGSPFTSIARVFVASLKNVKRVMPENRQDCYLYESEDSKLTYGEPSTSLRFLNKAALIKEGANSKTKSWSQCTVEEVEDLKKLLKLMPLWSSSILLSGVIGVIISFTVLMALVMDRYVGSHFKIPAGTFVVVTLISTAITSSILDRFIYPTYKKLTGRNLTYLQCIGLGHVSNILAAVAFALIERKRLNLVELHGLTKQSNGEEVAPFSALWLVIPLVVMGIGEGFYFAPEVALYYQEYPKSLRSTSTAMISLHIAAGYYMSSAFIKIVGETSSWLPNDINLGRVDKACWVLGIVATLNFAYFLVWAMVYKYNDHELDLGDDSFASN